In the genome of Xyrauchen texanus isolate HMW12.3.18 chromosome 33, RBS_HiC_50CHRs, whole genome shotgun sequence, one region contains:
- the LOC127627098 gene encoding neuronal pentraxin-2-like: protein MLHLAAGLICVYACVVVYGQDEKGERFLCTAVPIDKDTSCPVQTLPFQSATGQEEELRNTVMQLRETILQQKETIVNQLGTIKELTSKLSRCESDIESFRENNKDTMDDVPKDPNDTIDVLGKTMQSLKDRLENLEQQQIRANISGASFPNELRTLLQRRLEDLENQLLKKVNDLEAEKSQLYNDTAAHHQRTDNTLNSLMNRISELEKGGAGFKSPESFKISLPLRTNYLFGQVKKSLPEMYAFTICMWLKSSASPGIGTPFSYGVPGQANEIVLIEWGNNPVELIINDKVVQLPLSLSDGRWHHVCITWTTRDGLWEAYQDGQRLGSGENLAPWHPIKPGGVLILGQEQDVVGGRFDANQAFVGDLSHFNIWDRVLRSTDIIAMSNCSSYISGNVVAWVDSNIEVFGGASKLPLKLCEDQLFDS, encoded by the exons ATGCTTCATCTGGCCGCCGGACTCATTTGCGTCTATGCGTGTGTAGTTGTCTATGGGCAAGATGAAAAGGGAGAGCGTTTTCTTTGTACAGCTGTTCCCATTGACAAGGATACAAGTTGCCCCGTGCAGACTCTGCCTTTTCAAAGTGCTACGGGTCAGGAGGAAGAACTGAGAAATACTGTCATGCAACTTCGAGAGACGATCTTACAACAAAAGGAGACAATTGTCAATCAATTAGGAACGATAAAGGAGCTGACGTCTAAACTGTCACGCTGTGAGTCTGATATTGAGTCCTTTCGGGAAAACAACAAGGACACGATGGATGATGTGCCTAAAGACCCGAATGACACCATTGACGTTCTTGGAAAAACAATGCAGAGTCTAAAGGATCGATTAGAAAATCTAGAG CAACAACAAATACGGGCCAATATCTCTGGTGCTTCTTTCCCTAATGAGCTGAGAACTCTACTGCAGCGTAGACTGGAGGATCTGGAGAATCAACTGCTGAAGAAGGTCAATGATCTTGAGGCAGAGAAGTCTCAGCTATATAATGATACAGCAGCTCATCACCAGCGCACAGACAATACCCTCAACTCTCTCATGAACAGGATCTCTGAATTAGAAAAAG GAGGAGCTGGATTCAAATCACCAGAGAGTTTCAAAATCTCTCTTCCTCTACGAACTAATTATCTTTTTGGACAAGTAAAGAAAAGCCTGCCAGAAATGTACGCCTTCACTATTTGCATGTGGCTCAAGTCAAGTGCAAGTCCTGGCATTGGAACCCCTTTTTCCTATGGAGTTCCTGGGCAAGCAAATGAGATTGTACTGATTGAATGGGGCAATAACCCCGTAGAACTGATCATCAATGACAAG GTGGTGCAACTGCCTCTATCACTGAGTGATGGTAGATGGCACCATGTCTGCATCACTTGGACTACCAGGGATGGGCTGTGGGAAGCCTACCAGGATGGCCAACGGTTGGGCTCAGGAGAGAACCTGGCCCCCTGGCACCCTATCAAGCCTGGTGGAGTCCTTATCCTTGGACAAGAGCAG GATGTAGTAGGGGGTCGCTTTGATGCCAACCAGGCCTTTGTGGGGGATCTGAGTCACTTTAACATCTGGGATCGGGTCCTGCGCTCCACGGATATCATCGCCATGTCAAACTGCTCATCCTACATCTCTGGGAATGTGGTGGCCTGGGTTGACAGTAATATAGAGGTGTTTGGTGGTGCTTCGAAATTGCCACTTAAGCTTTGTGAAGACCAGCTCTTTGACAGTTAA